The genomic stretch ATGGGATGGCGGTCGTAGCAATGGTTTTGTAAATGGATACCATGACGGTCGTATGAATGGGACTGCAAACTTTGGCCGTGGACCTCCTCGTAATGACAGAGGCGGACGTGGCGGCTTTCGTGGAAACAGGAACGGTAGTTCCTTCAGCCAGCCAATGCATAATGCAGGTGAGTTttagaaatcttataaatgATAGAGGATTGTTTTGCAAGTTGTATGTTTTAATCGTCTTATATGATGAAATTGTAGGTTATGGCAGTTATGAAAACAAAGATGGAGGCTGGAACTCTGTGGTAAACAGAGATGCCTACACTAGCTTTGGTGGGCGTTCTGACAGAGGGAAGTCGGCGTTCTTCAATGATAGAGGAGCTGGCTCAAGAGGAAGGTGAGGGAGAGTTGTTTTAGATACCACTGAAATTTCTACAAATTCTCAACACCTGTTTTAGTAATAGAGCAAAATCTAATACAGTTTCACAAACaaggcttagactaagccaggattaggtcatagttcaattaggacattcaAGTAATTTTACTAAACATGCTGTaggaaaaaacattactggtgtggaTCTTGAGAccaaacaaaggcactgatataatataggtttttttttttttttttttttttttttttttttttcaattgaaaCATCTtgaacttacattttagtcaagGACTAGgattaagccttgtctgtgaaactggaGGTTGATTAACTTTGATTAACTCTTAAAGTCCTTTAAGCCTCCAGTTGGGAGGTTGAGAACCGTTTATGAGGTTACAGGTCAAGAAGGgcattttgatgtttgtgtgGATTTTAGTGTTTAAGCTCAAAGTCACCTTAAAGTGTTCAGTGTGACCGGCAGCTTTGTGCACAGTGTGTGTGCACAGAAACCATATGCTTAGCATGCATGTGCAGACTTTTCagttttaaatcaattaaaaatggATGCAAATGagtactctttttaaaaatccttgatTGAATTTTGAGTAACTGGCAAAATATtggaagtggcacattccatGGATGAGAATTcataaaacacattattagaCCTTTCCAAGGTTGCAGATATTAAACCCAATTTGATGTCCAGATATTCAAGAAATTTTAGtagctgtagcatttctgttgtGACTTtccacgttatacagtaaattctgttAAATTACAGGCCTCtataattatctgattactcaattaattgtcagaataatcaactgactactcaattaccaaaataatcattagtgacagccttAAAATGATGCCAAAATTGTGTGGTTTGTTGAGGTGATATGCACTACTATTAAATTCATAttcctatttaaaaatatggtgattaaaggggtcatcgaatgcaaaatccacttttacatgttgttttggCAGTGTGTGTGCACAAACACCCTATAaagacaaactttaaaaaaaaaaaacaaaaaaacaaaaaaacaaaatcactttcTCATATTAGGCTGTTCTGAGACTCTTGCCAGAATGACGTAGTTCTGCACAGGTCCCACCtgcaatagttgattgacattggCGTTTTACCTTAGTAAActcccgccctgagtgagcggTGAACAGTCCGACCgaccattgtttcgatgcctgAGTAGGTGTAGACAGGAATGTCTCCTAAGCAGTTGacgtgttttgttgttggaggataacaataatgaacatagcCGCTGAAGACTCAGTGGATTACTTtagtttttgaagggaatgcacccACCGATCTACCTAAATGTGTCTagatgttcgcgcaaatcattcgagatccagcttcacctacagaagaacTGATtataaggttgttttttttttttttttaatgaatctttgcaaaccGCCTTTCAtaataacgtggtagttagcaagtttcatgcCTAAAGATTACAGGCTCAGATCGGCTCGTCACCACACGGAAGAGAGGGgacggggtgagcagagctcattagcatttaaagagacttGCACCTAAATGgcttgctgtgaacagagctgattttgacaaggtagaaagggtgttgttttgcactaccattgagaaattttaaccaacgTATGTTACAGACTTTTCGTTAAGACTCTacagaatcatatcaacttgtagaaaatgggcatccgatgacccctttaaataagcCTGCAGTGTGAAGTAACAgatcatgtaaaaaaaattgagtatTCATGGTGTTGTGCTGCagagtttttaattaaaaaaatgtttcttggcAGGTACGAGCGTGGAGGCTTTGGAGGAGGAACAGGAGGGAACAGTCGTTGGGTTGAAGAATCCAGAGATGAAGAGGACTGGTCAAAGCCACTGCCCCCCAACGAGCGTCTGGAACAGTAAGTGGCCCATTGCTAATCGCACTGTCTCCTCAGTCCATCTGTCTCTGAGATTAAGTCATTGTTTTCTCCTTTGTCTCCCCCTCCAAACAACAGTGAGCTGTTCTCTGGGAGCAACACGGGAATTAACTTTGAGAAGTATGATGACATTCCTGTGGAGGCCACTGGAACAAACAGTCCTGGACATATTGAGAGTGTAAGCCTAATAATCATAGTGCCTTGTAAAATCAAGTGGAGAAACGGTGCTAAAGAAACAGGTGGATTATGGTTTCTGTTTGTCTTTTCAGTTCCATGATGTGGACATGGGCGAGATCATTATGGGCAACATTACTTTGAGCCGCTACACACGGCCTActcctgttcaaaagtatgcAATCCCCATCATCAAGGCCAAGAGGGACCTGATGGCCTGTGCTCAAACAGGTGGGTCTTTAGACAGTGGACCGCCAGTTGAACTGTAATGGCAAACTGTATTTGCAGTTATGTGATGATAAAGTAAAACTAAGCAGCTAGGGCAATACTTTTGCACAGTTTGGCAATGCCAGTAGCTTTAGCACAGACTGCTGATGCTGTGCTTTATGTTGTGGGTCATTTACATAATGTAAACATTGATCCACTGATTAAGTAAATGCTTTAAGTAAAATGAGTAGTTGTGAGCCCAAGTTAATGCcattgaatgtattttaagagTTTAACAACAGTTCCTTGAACACATTCCAAATGTACTCTTTTACGTATGGGTTAGATGACCACTTCCTGTCTCAGCAGACAGGGCTTGGCCAAAATAAACCGCATTGACTAGTTTGAATGTGCACAGTCTGGATTTGGCTGTCCCATGAGGATGGAACTGCAGTCTGCAGCTGTATGAGCAATGGAGAGCAATTTGAGAATGTGCTTCATCATACGTGTGTGTGCTTTATTCTCTCAGGCTCGGGGAAGACTGCAGCCTTCCTGCTTCCTGTGCTTAGTCAGATCTACACTGATGGACCTGGAGAGGCACTGCAGGCCACCAAAGCCAGCGCCCAGGTTACTATACATCTCTTTATTGGCGAGAAGTTTTGCATAGAGACTTGCTTCTGTCATGAAAGCATTTTTTGGTCTTTCTCAAGCAGGAGAATGGGAAGTACGTCAGACGTAAGCAGTATCCCATCTCTCTGGTTCTGGCTCCAACCAGAGAACTTGCTCTTCAGATTTATGATGAGGCCAGAAAGGTATGTCTCTGGTAAACCAATTTTGGTTTGGCAAAAGTTAGTTTAATTCAAGCTTGTCTCAACTAATTTTGTTGTCGTTTCCTGCAGTTTTCTTACCGCTCCAGAGTGCGCCCGTGTGTGGTGTACGGAGGCGCAGATATTGGCCAGCAGATCCGTGATCTGGAAAGAGGCTGTCATCTGCTAGTGGCCACACCAGGTCGTCTGGTAGACATGATGGAGCGGGGCAAGATTGGCCTAGACTACTGCAAGTAAGTGAAGCTAGTAGCAGAAAGACTGGTTTTCTTTGACCTCAAATACATCTTTGTTCAGAAAAATCACTTTATATATTCTGTGTAGATACCTGGTGTTGGATGAGGCAGATAGAATGCTCGACATGGGTTTTGAACCCCAGATCAGACGTATCGTGGAGCAGGACACCATGCCTCCGAAAGGCGCTCGCCAGACCATGATGTTCAGCGCCACCTTCCCAAAAGAGATTCAGGTATGCATACATTAGGCTAACCAGCAAGACGCAttgtaaactttaaataaaatttttgattGCAATAAACACTTCGCATCTGCAcctttatattttaagattcTGGCCCGTGACTTTCTGGAGGAGTACATCTTCCTGGCTGTGGGCCGTGTGGGCTCCACCTCAGAGAATATCACCCAGAAGGTGGTCTGGGTGGAAGAGAATGACAAGCGCTCCTTCCTACTTGACCTGCTTAATGCAACAGGTAAAATGCAGTCCATGTCTTGGCAGTGTGTGGATTATTTTTGACCTACAACGATAATCCATTCACTACTTGTCCACCCATTGCAAAAtgtcagtgacttctcttataaaacaatttttttttttcgtggtaAACTAGttaaatccaaaagtattgtttagtgtaaaacttGTTGAACATTTGCAGATAGGCTGTGTGTTCACTAAGTGATTAGCCAtctctttaaaaagctgtttagtTCAGCATAGTGAAGCCTctcctccattgacatccatttaaaaaaaaaaaaaaaaaaatcagcctctggtctcctttccccACGTGCTTACAGACTGGAAGCGTTAGCATTAGCCGTTACGCTTTTTCGACTAACGGTTCCAGGCTTGCCTTCTAGTGGTTTTGGTTGTACCAGTCTGCCACTTTCcaaaaatggaagagaggggtggagtcAGAAGAgatcattagcatttaaagaaacatgcaccgaaatgggtcgctgtgaacagctgttttttgacaaggtaacaagggtgttgttttacatgaccattgaggaattttaaccaaagtattt from Labeo rohita strain BAU-BD-2019 chromosome 9, IGBB_LRoh.1.0, whole genome shotgun sequence encodes the following:
- the ddx3xa gene encoding DEAD-box helicase 3 X-linked a isoform X14; translated protein: MSHVVVDGSHGLDQQLAVLDLNSADGQGAGSGHSPGWDGGRSNGFVNGYHDGRMNGTANFGRGPPRNDRGGRGGFRGNRNGSSFSQPMHNAGYGSYENKDGGWNSVVNRDAYTSFGGRSDRGKSAFFNDRGAGSRGRYERGGFGGGTGGNSRWVEESRDEEDWSKPLPPNERLEHELFSGSNTGINFEKYDDIPVEATGTNSPGHIESFHDVDMGEIIMGNITLSRYTRPTPVQKYAIPIIKAKRDLMACAQTGSGKTAAFLLPVLSQIYTDGPGEALQATKASAQQENGKYVRRKQYPISLVLAPTRELALQIYDEARKFSYRSRVRPCVVYGGADIGQQIRDLERGCHLLVATPGRLVDMMERGKIGLDYCKYLVLDEADRMLDMGFEPQIRRIVEQDTMPPKGARQTMMFSATFPKEIQILARDFLEEYIFLAVGRVGSTSENITQKVVWVEENDKRSFLLDLLNATGKDSLTLVFVETKKGADALEDFLYREGYACTSIHGDRSQRDREEALHQFRSGRCPIMVATAVAARGLDISNVKHVINFDLPSDIEEYVHRIGRTGRVGNLGLATSFYNDKNSNITKDLLDILVEAKQEVPSWLENLAYEHQHKSTNRGRPKRFSGGFGARDYRQMAGGGNAFGNRGARNTGGHGGNRGFGGNKGGFGSFGSDSYGGNYGNYGGNYAQVDWWGN
- the ddx3xa gene encoding DEAD-box helicase 3 X-linked a isoform X10, giving the protein MSHVVVDGSHGLDQQLAVLDLNSADGQGAGSGRRYIPPHLRNKDASKNGNAYSSGRQSGYSVAPVQSYSPGWDGGRSNGFVNGYHDGRMNGTANFGRGPPRNDRGGRGGFRGNRNGSSFSQPMHNAGYGSYENKDGGWNSVVNRDAYTSFGGRSDRGKSAFFNDRGAGSRGRYERGGFGGGTGGNSRWVEESRDEEDWSKPLPPNERLEHELFSGSNTGINFEKYDDIPVEATGTNSPGHIESFHDVDMGEIIMGNITLSRYTRPTPVQKYAIPIIKAKRDLMACAQTGSGKTAAFLLPVLSQIYTDGPGEALQATKASAQQENGKYVRRKQYPISLVLAPTRELALQIYDEARKFSYRSRVRPCVVYGGADIGQQIRDLERGCHLLVATPGRLVDMMERGKIGLDYCKYLVLDEADRMLDMGFEPQIRRIVEQDTMPPKGARQTMMFSATFPKEIQILARDFLEEYIFLAVGRVGSTSENITQKVVWVEENDKRSFLLDLLNATGKDSLTLVFVETKKGADALEDFLYREGYACTSIHGDRSQRDREEALHQFRSGRCPIMVATAVAARGLDISNVKHVINFDLPSDIEEYVHRIGRTGRVGNLGLATSFYNDKNSNITKDLLDILVEAKQEVPSWLENLAYEHQHKSTNRGRPKRFSGGFGARDYRQMAGGGNAFGNRGARNTGGHGGNRGFGGNKGGFGSFGSDSYGGNYGNYGGNYAQVDWWGN
- the ddx3xa gene encoding DEAD-box helicase 3 X-linked a isoform X5, yielding MSHVVVDGSHGLDQQLAVLDLNSADGQGAGSGRRYIPPHLRNKDASKNAGNAYSSGRQSGYSVAPVQSFSPKQYPQSWHPEGNQRHRHNYPTGWNDFRTGSQRYPSQELSFYHTYTGGWPDRCDSPGWDGGRSNGFVNGYHDGRMNGTANFGRGPPRNDRGGRGGFRGNRNGSSFSQPMHNAGYGSYENKDGGWNSVVNRDAYTSFGGRSDRGKSAFFNDRGAGSRGRYERGGFGGGTGGNSRWVEESRDEEDWSKPLPPNERLEHELFSGSNTGINFEKYDDIPVEATGTNSPGHIESFHDVDMGEIIMGNITLSRYTRPTPVQKYAIPIIKAKRDLMACAQTGSGKTAAFLLPVLSQIYTDGPGEALQATKASAQENGKYVRRKQYPISLVLAPTRELALQIYDEARKFSYRSRVRPCVVYGGADIGQQIRDLERGCHLLVATPGRLVDMMERGKIGLDYCKYLVLDEADRMLDMGFEPQIRRIVEQDTMPPKGARQTMMFSATFPKEIQILARDFLEEYIFLAVGRVGSTSENITQKVVWVEENDKRSFLLDLLNATGKDSLTLVFVETKKGADALEDFLYREGYACTSIHGDRSQRDREEALHQFRSGRCPIMVATAVAARGLDISNVKHVINFDLPSDIEEYVHRIGRTGRVGNLGLATSFYNDKNSNITKDLLDILVEAKQEVPSWLENLAYEHQHKSTNRGRPKRFSGGFGARDYRQMAGGGNAFGNRGARNTGGHGGNRGFGGNKGGFGSFGSDSYGGNYGNYGGNYAQVDWWGN
- the ddx3xa gene encoding DEAD-box helicase 3 X-linked a isoform X7 codes for the protein MSHVVVDGSHGLDQQLAVLDLNSADGQGAGSGRRYIPPHLRNKDASKNGNAYSSGRQSGYSVAPVQSSSPARTDSSVATDGNEDAASVISWADRCDSPGWDGGRSNGFVNGYHDGRMNGTANFGRGPPRNDRGGRGGFRGNRNGSSFSQPMHNAGYGSYENKDGGWNSVVNRDAYTSFGGRSDRGKSAFFNDRGAGSRGRYERGGFGGGTGGNSRWVEESRDEEDWSKPLPPNERLEHELFSGSNTGINFEKYDDIPVEATGTNSPGHIESFHDVDMGEIIMGNITLSRYTRPTPVQKYAIPIIKAKRDLMACAQTGSGKTAAFLLPVLSQIYTDGPGEALQATKASAQQENGKYVRRKQYPISLVLAPTRELALQIYDEARKFSYRSRVRPCVVYGGADIGQQIRDLERGCHLLVATPGRLVDMMERGKIGLDYCKYLVLDEADRMLDMGFEPQIRRIVEQDTMPPKGARQTMMFSATFPKEIQILARDFLEEYIFLAVGRVGSTSENITQKVVWVEENDKRSFLLDLLNATGKDSLTLVFVETKKGADALEDFLYREGYACTSIHGDRSQRDREEALHQFRSGRCPIMVATAVAARGLDISNVKHVINFDLPSDIEEYVHRIGRTGRVGNLGLATSFYNDKNSNITKDLLDILVEAKQEVPSWLENLAYEHQHKSTNRGRPKRFSGGFGARDYRQMAGGGNAFGNRGARNTGGHGGNRGFGGNKGGFGSFGSDSYGGNYGNYGGNYAQVDWWGN
- the ddx3xa gene encoding DEAD-box helicase 3 X-linked a isoform X11, encoding MSHVVVDGSHGLDQQLAVLDLNSADGQGAGSGRRYIPPHLRNKDASKNGNAYSSGRQSGYSVAPVQSYSPGWDGGRSNGFVNGYHDGRMNGTANFGRGPPRNDRGGRGGFRGNRNGSSFSQPMHNAGYGSYENKDGGWNSVVNRDAYTSFGGRSDRGKSAFFNDRGAGSRGRYERGGFGGGTGGNSRWVEESRDEEDWSKPLPPNERLEHELFSGSNTGINFEKYDDIPVEATGTNSPGHIESFHDVDMGEIIMGNITLSRYTRPTPVQKYAIPIIKAKRDLMACAQTGSGKTAAFLLPVLSQIYTDGPGEALQATKASAQENGKYVRRKQYPISLVLAPTRELALQIYDEARKFSYRSRVRPCVVYGGADIGQQIRDLERGCHLLVATPGRLVDMMERGKIGLDYCKYLVLDEADRMLDMGFEPQIRRIVEQDTMPPKGARQTMMFSATFPKEIQILARDFLEEYIFLAVGRVGSTSENITQKVVWVEENDKRSFLLDLLNATGKDSLTLVFVETKKGADALEDFLYREGYACTSIHGDRSQRDREEALHQFRSGRCPIMVATAVAARGLDISNVKHVINFDLPSDIEEYVHRIGRTGRVGNLGLATSFYNDKNSNITKDLLDILVEAKQEVPSWLENLAYEHQHKSTNRGRPKRFSGGFGARDYRQMAGGGNAFGNRGARNTGGHGGNRGFGGNKGGFGSFGSDSYGGNYGNYGGNYAQVDWWGN
- the ddx3xa gene encoding DEAD-box helicase 3 X-linked a isoform X15, giving the protein MSHVVVDGSHGLDQQLAVLDLNSADGQGAGSGRRYIPPHLRNKDASKNGNAYSSGRQSGYSVAPVQSFSPKQYPQSWHPEGNQRHRHNYPTGWNDFRTGSQRYPSQELSFYHTYTGGWPDRCDSPGWDGGRSNGFVNGYHDGRMNGTANFGRGPPRNDRGGRGGFRGNRNGSSFSQPMHNAGYGSYENKDGGWNSVVNRDAYTSFGGRSDRGKSAFFNDRGAGSRGRYERGGFGGGTGGNSRWVEESRDEEDWSKPLPPNERLEHELFSGSNTGINFEKYDDIPVEATGTNSPGHIESFHDVDMGEIIMGNITLSRYTRPTPVQKYAIPIIKAKRDLMACAQTGSGKTAAFLLPVLSQIYTDGPGEALQATKASAQENGKYVRRKQYPISLVLAPTRELALQIYDEARKFSYRSRVRPCVVYGGADIGQQIRDLERGCHLLVATPGRLVDMMERGKIGLDYCKYLVLDEADRMLDMGFEPQIRRIVEQDTMPPKGARQTMMFSATFPKEIQILARDFLEEYIFLAVGRVGSTSENITQKVVWVEENDKRSFLLDLLNATGKDSLTLVFVETKKGADALEDFLYREGYACTSIHGDRSQRDREEALHQFRSGRCPIMVATAVAARGLDISNVKHVINFDLPSDIEEYVHRIGRTGRVGNLGLATSFYNDKNSNITKDLLDILVEAKQEVPSWLENLAYEHQHKSTNRGRPKRFSGGFGARDYRQMAGGGNAFGNRGARNTGGHGGNRGFGGNKGGFGSFGSDSYGGNYGNYGGNYAQVDWWGN
- the ddx3xa gene encoding DEAD-box helicase 3 X-linked a isoform X4, with amino-acid sequence MSHVVVDGSHGLDQQLAVLDLNSADGQGAGSGRRYIPPHLRNKDASKNAGNAYSSGRQSGYSVAPVQSFSPKQYPQSWHPEGNQRHRHNYPTGWNDFRTGSQRYPSQELSFYHTYTGGWPDRCDSPGWDGGRSNGFVNGYHDGRMNGTANFGRGPPRNDRGGRGGFRGNRNGSSFSQPMHNAGYGSYENKDGGWNSVVNRDAYTSFGGRSDRGKSAFFNDRGAGSRGRYERGGFGGGTGGNSRWVEESRDEEDWSKPLPPNERLEHELFSGSNTGINFEKYDDIPVEATGTNSPGHIESFHDVDMGEIIMGNITLSRYTRPTPVQKYAIPIIKAKRDLMACAQTGSGKTAAFLLPVLSQIYTDGPGEALQATKASAQQENGKYVRRKQYPISLVLAPTRELALQIYDEARKFSYRSRVRPCVVYGGADIGQQIRDLERGCHLLVATPGRLVDMMERGKIGLDYCKYLVLDEADRMLDMGFEPQIRRIVEQDTMPPKGARQTMMFSATFPKEIQILARDFLEEYIFLAVGRVGSTSENITQKVVWVEENDKRSFLLDLLNATGKDSLTLVFVETKKGADALEDFLYREGYACTSIHGDRSQRDREEALHQFRSGRCPIMVATAVAARGLDISNVKHVINFDLPSDIEEYVHRIGRTGRVGNLGLATSFYNDKNSNITKDLLDILVEAKQEVPSWLENLAYEHQHKSTNRGRPKRFSGGFGARDYRQMAGGGNAFGNRGARNTGGHGGNRGFGGNKGGFGSFGSDSYGGNYGNYGGNYAQVDWWGN
- the ddx3xa gene encoding DEAD-box helicase 3 X-linked a isoform X2 — translated: MSHVVVDGSHGLDQQLAVLDLNSADGQGAGSGRRYIPPHLRNKDASKNAGNAYSSGRQSGYSVAPVQSFSPKQYPQSWHPEGNQRHRHNYPTGWNDFRTGSQRYPSQELSFYHTYTGGWPDRCASPARTDSSVATDGNEDAASVISWADRCDSPGWDGGRSNGFVNGYHDGRMNGTANFGRGPPRNDRGGRGGFRGNRNGSSFSQPMHNAGYGSYENKDGGWNSVVNRDAYTSFGGRSDRGKSAFFNDRGAGSRGRYERGGFGGGTGGNSRWVEESRDEEDWSKPLPPNERLEHELFSGSNTGINFEKYDDIPVEATGTNSPGHIESFHDVDMGEIIMGNITLSRYTRPTPVQKYAIPIIKAKRDLMACAQTGSGKTAAFLLPVLSQIYTDGPGEALQATKASAQENGKYVRRKQYPISLVLAPTRELALQIYDEARKFSYRSRVRPCVVYGGADIGQQIRDLERGCHLLVATPGRLVDMMERGKIGLDYCKYLVLDEADRMLDMGFEPQIRRIVEQDTMPPKGARQTMMFSATFPKEIQILARDFLEEYIFLAVGRVGSTSENITQKVVWVEENDKRSFLLDLLNATGKDSLTLVFVETKKGADALEDFLYREGYACTSIHGDRSQRDREEALHQFRSGRCPIMVATAVAARGLDISNVKHVINFDLPSDIEEYVHRIGRTGRVGNLGLATSFYNDKNSNITKDLLDILVEAKQEVPSWLENLAYEHQHKSTNRGRPKRFSGGFGARDYRQMAGGGNAFGNRGARNTGGHGGNRGFGGNKGGFGSFGSDSYGGNYGNYGGNYAQVDWWGN
- the ddx3xa gene encoding DEAD-box helicase 3 X-linked a isoform X12, with amino-acid sequence MSHVVVDGSHGLDQQLAVLDLNSADGQGAGSGRRYIPPHLRNKDASKNDSPGWDGGRSNGFVNGYHDGRMNGTANFGRGPPRNDRGGRGGFRGNRNGSSFSQPMHNAGYGSYENKDGGWNSVVNRDAYTSFGGRSDRGKSAFFNDRGAGSRGRYERGGFGGGTGGNSRWVEESRDEEDWSKPLPPNERLEHELFSGSNTGINFEKYDDIPVEATGTNSPGHIESFHDVDMGEIIMGNITLSRYTRPTPVQKYAIPIIKAKRDLMACAQTGSGKTAAFLLPVLSQIYTDGPGEALQATKASAQQENGKYVRRKQYPISLVLAPTRELALQIYDEARKFSYRSRVRPCVVYGGADIGQQIRDLERGCHLLVATPGRLVDMMERGKIGLDYCKYLVLDEADRMLDMGFEPQIRRIVEQDTMPPKGARQTMMFSATFPKEIQILARDFLEEYIFLAVGRVGSTSENITQKVVWVEENDKRSFLLDLLNATGKDSLTLVFVETKKGADALEDFLYREGYACTSIHGDRSQRDREEALHQFRSGRCPIMVATAVAARGLDISNVKHVINFDLPSDIEEYVHRIGRTGRVGNLGLATSFYNDKNSNITKDLLDILVEAKQEVPSWLENLAYEHQHKSTNRGRPKRFSGGFGARDYRQMAGGGNAFGNRGARNTGGHGGNRGFGGNKGGFGSFGSDSYGGNYGNYGGNYAQVDWWGN
- the ddx3xa gene encoding DEAD-box helicase 3 X-linked a isoform X1 produces the protein MSHVVVDGSHGLDQQLAVLDLNSADGQGAGSGRRYIPPHLRNKDASKNAGNAYSSGRQSGYSVAPVQSFSPKQYPQSWHPEGNQRHRHNYPTGWNDFRTGSQRYPSQELSFYHTYTGGWPDRCASPARTDSSVATDGNEDAASVISWADRCDSPGWDGGRSNGFVNGYHDGRMNGTANFGRGPPRNDRGGRGGFRGNRNGSSFSQPMHNAGYGSYENKDGGWNSVVNRDAYTSFGGRSDRGKSAFFNDRGAGSRGRYERGGFGGGTGGNSRWVEESRDEEDWSKPLPPNERLEHELFSGSNTGINFEKYDDIPVEATGTNSPGHIESFHDVDMGEIIMGNITLSRYTRPTPVQKYAIPIIKAKRDLMACAQTGSGKTAAFLLPVLSQIYTDGPGEALQATKASAQQENGKYVRRKQYPISLVLAPTRELALQIYDEARKFSYRSRVRPCVVYGGADIGQQIRDLERGCHLLVATPGRLVDMMERGKIGLDYCKYLVLDEADRMLDMGFEPQIRRIVEQDTMPPKGARQTMMFSATFPKEIQILARDFLEEYIFLAVGRVGSTSENITQKVVWVEENDKRSFLLDLLNATGKDSLTLVFVETKKGADALEDFLYREGYACTSIHGDRSQRDREEALHQFRSGRCPIMVATAVAARGLDISNVKHVINFDLPSDIEEYVHRIGRTGRVGNLGLATSFYNDKNSNITKDLLDILVEAKQEVPSWLENLAYEHQHKSTNRGRPKRFSGGFGARDYRQMAGGGNAFGNRGARNTGGHGGNRGFGGNKGGFGSFGSDSYGGNYGNYGGNYAQVDWWGN
- the ddx3xa gene encoding DEAD-box helicase 3 X-linked a isoform X13; translation: MSHVVVDGSHGLDQQLAVLDLNSADGQGAGSGRRYIPPHLRNKDASKNDSPGWDGGRSNGFVNGYHDGRMNGTANFGRGPPRNDRGGRGGFRGNRNGSSFSQPMHNAGYGSYENKDGGWNSVVNRDAYTSFGGRSDRGKSAFFNDRGAGSRGRYERGGFGGGTGGNSRWVEESRDEEDWSKPLPPNERLEHELFSGSNTGINFEKYDDIPVEATGTNSPGHIESFHDVDMGEIIMGNITLSRYTRPTPVQKYAIPIIKAKRDLMACAQTGSGKTAAFLLPVLSQIYTDGPGEALQATKASAQENGKYVRRKQYPISLVLAPTRELALQIYDEARKFSYRSRVRPCVVYGGADIGQQIRDLERGCHLLVATPGRLVDMMERGKIGLDYCKYLVLDEADRMLDMGFEPQIRRIVEQDTMPPKGARQTMMFSATFPKEIQILARDFLEEYIFLAVGRVGSTSENITQKVVWVEENDKRSFLLDLLNATGKDSLTLVFVETKKGADALEDFLYREGYACTSIHGDRSQRDREEALHQFRSGRCPIMVATAVAARGLDISNVKHVINFDLPSDIEEYVHRIGRTGRVGNLGLATSFYNDKNSNITKDLLDILVEAKQEVPSWLENLAYEHQHKSTNRGRPKRFSGGFGARDYRQMAGGGNAFGNRGARNTGGHGGNRGFGGNKGGFGSFGSDSYGGNYGNYGGNYAQVDWWGN
- the ddx3xa gene encoding DEAD-box helicase 3 X-linked a isoform X3, translated to MSHVVVDGSHGLDQQLAVLDLNSADGQGAGSGRRYIPPHLRNKDASKNGNAYSSGRQSGYSVAPVQSFSPKQYPQSWHPEGNQRHRHNYPTGWNDFRTGSQRYPSQELSFYHTYTGGWPDRCASPARTDSSVATDGNEDAASVISWADRCDSPGWDGGRSNGFVNGYHDGRMNGTANFGRGPPRNDRGGRGGFRGNRNGSSFSQPMHNAGYGSYENKDGGWNSVVNRDAYTSFGGRSDRGKSAFFNDRGAGSRGRYERGGFGGGTGGNSRWVEESRDEEDWSKPLPPNERLEHELFSGSNTGINFEKYDDIPVEATGTNSPGHIESFHDVDMGEIIMGNITLSRYTRPTPVQKYAIPIIKAKRDLMACAQTGSGKTAAFLLPVLSQIYTDGPGEALQATKASAQQENGKYVRRKQYPISLVLAPTRELALQIYDEARKFSYRSRVRPCVVYGGADIGQQIRDLERGCHLLVATPGRLVDMMERGKIGLDYCKYLVLDEADRMLDMGFEPQIRRIVEQDTMPPKGARQTMMFSATFPKEIQILARDFLEEYIFLAVGRVGSTSENITQKVVWVEENDKRSFLLDLLNATGKDSLTLVFVETKKGADALEDFLYREGYACTSIHGDRSQRDREEALHQFRSGRCPIMVATAVAARGLDISNVKHVINFDLPSDIEEYVHRIGRTGRVGNLGLATSFYNDKNSNITKDLLDILVEAKQEVPSWLENLAYEHQHKSTNRGRPKRFSGGFGARDYRQMAGGGNAFGNRGARNTGGHGGNRGFGGNKGGFGSFGSDSYGGNYGNYGGNYAQVDWWGN